From the Streptomyces nigrescens genome, one window contains:
- a CDS encoding transglycosylase SLT domain-containing protein, with product MSRISVRGFAVASATAVTTVGAVVGVAAGNEPASVGNTEATAADATIADIPAGAQAQVQTASLTQQADDQSTQADTAALKSAQESARKAAAETAQSKKDAADEAKAKKEADARKEKTLAASRSATRDAGDFAVKGSYTVAETQAMARQMMASDQFQCFSNIVDHESTWNYKATNASSGAYGLVQALPGSKMASAGADWQTNPATQIKWGLNYMNDRYGSPCGAWSFWQANSWY from the coding sequence GTGAGCCGGATCTCGGTCCGGGGATTCGCCGTGGCATCCGCCACCGCGGTCACCACCGTCGGCGCCGTGGTCGGCGTCGCTGCAGGCAACGAGCCCGCCTCGGTCGGCAACACCGAGGCCACCGCTGCCGACGCGACGATCGCCGACATCCCCGCGGGCGCACAGGCCCAGGTGCAGACGGCTTCCCTGACGCAGCAGGCGGACGACCAGTCCACCCAGGCGGACACGGCAGCCCTCAAGTCCGCGCAGGAGTCGGCCCGCAAGGCAGCTGCTGAGACCGCGCAGAGCAAGAAGGACGCGGCGGACGAGGCGAAGGCGAAGAAGGAAGCCGACGCGCGCAAGGAGAAGACGCTGGCCGCGTCCCGCTCCGCCACGCGCGACGCGGGCGACTTCGCCGTCAAGGGCTCGTACACGGTCGCCGAGACGCAGGCCATGGCCCGCCAGATGATGGCGAGCGACCAGTTCCAGTGCTTCAGCAACATCGTGGACCACGAGTCCACCTGGAACTACAAGGCCACCAACGCCAGCTCGGGCGCCTACGGGCTCGTCCAGGCGCTGCCCGGCTCCAAGATGGCCTCGGCCGGTGCCGACTGGCAGACGAACCCGGCCACCCAGATCAAGTGGGGCCTGAACTACATGAACGACCGTTACGGCAGCCCGTGTGGTGCCTGGTCGTTCTGGCAGGCCAACAGCTGGTACTAG
- a CDS encoding PhoH family protein yields the protein MVNIKQRRENDRRTYVLDTSVLLADPGAMARFDEHEVVLPVVVVTELEAKRHHPELGYFARQALRLLDEYRVQFGRLDSPIPIGDLGGTLRVELNHSDPGILPAGFRLGDNDSRILAVARNLQAEGYDVTVVSKDLPLRIKASSVGLLAEEYRAELAITDSGWTGMAELTISADQVDDLFAAETAHVPEVSELPVHTGLVLQSERGKALGRVTSDGAVRLVRGDREVFGIHGRSAEQRIALDLLLDPDVGIVSMGGRAGTGKSALALCAGLEAVLERRQHRKVMVFRPLYAVGGQELGYLPGSEAEKMSPWAQAVFDTLSAVTTKDVIEEVVGRGMLEVLPLTHIRGRSLHDAFVIVDEAQSLERNVLLTVLSRIGANSRVVLTHDVAQRDNLRVGRYDGVVAVVEKLKGHPLFAHVTLNRSERSPIAALVTEMLEEGRI from the coding sequence GTGGTGAACATCAAGCAGCGCCGTGAGAACGACCGGCGCACTTATGTCCTCGACACCAGTGTCCTGCTGGCAGACCCAGGCGCCATGGCCCGCTTCGACGAGCACGAAGTCGTGCTTCCGGTCGTCGTGGTCACCGAGCTGGAGGCCAAGAGGCACCACCCCGAGCTCGGCTACTTCGCACGGCAGGCGCTGCGCCTGCTGGACGAGTACCGGGTGCAGTTCGGGCGGCTGGACTCGCCCATCCCCATCGGGGATCTCGGCGGGACGCTCCGGGTCGAGCTGAACCACTCCGACCCCGGAATCCTGCCCGCGGGCTTCCGGCTCGGCGACAACGACTCACGGATCCTCGCGGTGGCGCGCAATCTGCAGGCCGAGGGGTATGACGTCACGGTCGTCTCCAAGGACCTGCCACTGCGCATCAAGGCCTCCTCGGTCGGGCTGCTGGCCGAGGAGTACCGCGCCGAGCTGGCGATCACCGACTCCGGCTGGACGGGGATGGCCGAGCTGACCATCTCCGCCGACCAGGTCGACGACCTGTTCGCCGCCGAGACCGCCCATGTGCCGGAAGTGTCCGAACTTCCGGTGCATACCGGACTTGTGCTGCAGTCCGAGCGCGGCAAGGCGCTCGGCCGGGTCACCTCGGACGGGGCGGTCCGGCTGGTGCGGGGCGACCGGGAGGTCTTCGGGATCCACGGCCGCAGCGCCGAGCAGCGGATCGCGCTGGATCTGCTGCTCGACCCGGACGTCGGCATCGTCTCCATGGGCGGGCGGGCCGGTACGGGCAAGTCGGCGCTGGCGCTGTGCGCGGGCCTGGAGGCCGTGTTGGAGCGCCGGCAGCACCGCAAGGTGATGGTGTTCCGCCCGCTGTACGCCGTCGGCGGGCAGGAGCTGGGCTATCTGCCGGGCAGCGAGGCGGAGAAGATGAGCCCCTGGGCGCAGGCCGTCTTCGACACGCTGTCCGCGGTGACCACCAAGGACGTCATCGAAGAGGTGGTGGGGCGCGGCATGTTGGAGGTGCTGCCGCTGACCCATATCCGCGGGCGGTCGCTGCATGATGCGTTCGTCATCGTGGACGAGGCCCAGTCACTGGAACGGAACGTCCTTTTGACGGTTCTGTCCCGTATCGGCGCCAACTCGCGCGTGGTGCTGACCCATGATGTCGCGCAGCGCGACAACCTCCGGGTCGGGCGGTACGACGGTGTGGTCGCGGTGGTGGAGAAGCTGAAGGGGCATCCGCTGTTCGCCCACGTCACGCTGAACCGCTCGGAGCGCTCGCCGATCGCGGCGCTGGTGACCGAAATGCTGGAGGAAGGCCGGATCTGA
- a CDS encoding isoprenyl transferase, whose product MRIPYPPALRNLVYRLYARRVEGRLDHTQVPKHIGVILDGNRRWARADGRTTEQGHQAGAAKISELLGWCEETDVEVVTLWLLSTDNLDRPEAELKPLLGIIENTVRDLAADGRWRVHHVGNRDLLPTATQRVLKESEQATVDNTGVLVNVAIGYGGRQEIADAVRSLLLEHAERGTSFEELAEVVDIDLISEHLYTRGQPDPDLVIRTSGEQRLSGFMLWQSAHSEYYFCEVFWPAFRKVDFLRALRDYAARHRRYGF is encoded by the coding sequence ATGCGCATCCCGTATCCGCCTGCACTGCGCAATCTGGTCTATCGGCTGTACGCGCGCAGGGTGGAGGGTCGCCTGGATCACACCCAGGTGCCCAAGCACATCGGCGTCATCCTGGACGGTAACCGGCGCTGGGCGCGGGCCGACGGGCGGACGACCGAGCAGGGCCACCAGGCCGGTGCGGCCAAGATCAGTGAGCTGCTCGGCTGGTGCGAGGAGACCGATGTCGAGGTGGTCACGCTGTGGCTGCTGTCGACGGACAACCTCGACCGGCCCGAGGCAGAGCTGAAGCCGCTGCTGGGCATCATCGAGAACACCGTGCGGGACCTGGCCGCCGACGGCCGCTGGCGGGTCCACCACGTCGGCAACCGCGATCTGCTGCCCACCGCCACCCAGCGGGTGCTCAAGGAGTCGGAGCAGGCCACCGTCGACAACACCGGCGTGCTGGTGAATGTCGCGATCGGCTACGGCGGCCGGCAGGAGATCGCCGACGCGGTGCGCTCCCTGCTGCTGGAACACGCCGAGCGTGGCACCTCCTTCGAGGAGCTCGCCGAGGTCGTCGACATCGACCTGATCTCCGAGCACCTCTACACCCGCGGCCAGCCCGACCCGGACCTGGTGATCCGTACGAGCGGGGAGCAGCGGCTGTCGGGCTTCATGCTGTGGCAGAGCGCCCATTCGGAGTACTACTTCTGCGAAGTCTTCTGGCCGGCGTTCCGGAAGGTCGACTTCCTGCGCGCCCTGCGCGACTACGCCGCCCGGCACCGGCGCTACGGCTTCTGA
- the mgrA gene encoding L-glyceraldehyde 3-phosphate reductase produces the protein MTGTDYRAADSRYDSMKYRRTGRSGLKLPAISLGLWHNFGDDRTLSSQRAILRRAFDLGVTHFDLANNYGPPPGSAELNFGKIFAQDFRGYRDEMILSTKAGYLMHPGPYGEWGSRKYLLSSLDASLKRMGVDYVDIFYSHRFDPDTPLEETMGALASAVQQGKALYVGISSYNAEQTRDAAGILRAMGVPALIHQPSYSMINRWTEDDLLLDTLEAEGMGCISFAPLAQGMLTDKYLQGIPEGSRAAQGKSLDPNLLSDEVVRRLRGLNDIAARRGQSLAQLALGWVLRDERMTSALIGASSVAQLEANIAALDAPAITEAELAEIDEFARTTDGVNIWARR, from the coding sequence ATGACTGGCACCGACTACCGTGCAGCGGATTCCCGCTACGACTCGATGAAGTACCGGCGAACGGGCCGCAGCGGACTCAAACTCCCCGCTATCTCCCTTGGACTCTGGCACAACTTCGGGGACGACCGCACCCTGAGCTCCCAGCGCGCCATCCTGCGCCGCGCCTTCGACCTGGGCGTGACCCACTTCGATCTGGCCAACAACTACGGTCCGCCACCCGGGTCCGCCGAGCTCAACTTCGGAAAGATCTTTGCACAGGACTTCCGTGGCTACCGCGACGAGATGATTCTCTCGACGAAGGCCGGATATCTGATGCACCCCGGCCCCTACGGCGAATGGGGTTCGCGGAAATATCTCCTCTCATCGCTGGATGCCTCCCTGAAGCGGATGGGGGTCGATTACGTCGATATCTTCTACTCGCACCGCTTCGATCCCGACACCCCGCTCGAGGAGACGATGGGCGCGCTGGCGTCCGCCGTGCAGCAGGGCAAGGCCCTGTATGTCGGCATTTCCTCGTACAACGCCGAGCAGACCCGGGACGCGGCCGGCATCCTGCGCGCCATGGGCGTACCGGCGCTGATCCACCAGCCCTCGTACTCGATGATCAACCGCTGGACCGAGGACGACCTGCTGCTGGACACCCTCGAAGCGGAGGGCATGGGCTGCATCTCTTTTGCGCCACTGGCACAGGGCATGCTGACGGACAAGTATCTGCAGGGCATCCCCGAGGGCTCGCGCGCCGCCCAGGGCAAGTCCCTGGACCCGAACCTGCTGTCCGACGAGGTCGTACGGCGGCTCCGGGGCCTCAATGACATCGCCGCCCGCCGTGGCCAGTCGCTGGCCCAGCTCGCCCTGGGCTGGGTGCTGCGCGACGAGCGGATGACCTCCGCCCTGATCGGCGCCAGCAGCGTCGCCCAGCTGGAGGCCAATATCGCGGCCCTCGACGCCCCCGCGATCACGGAGGCCGAGCTGGCCGAGATCGACGAGTTCGCCAGGACCACGGACGGTGTGAACATCTGGGCGCGGCGGTAA
- a CDS encoding prepilin peptidase codes for MLMVLAAVYGAAAGLLIPRPAHRMAVEPEEEWRAVCPGGHPITGPARGWLGRGRCPDCGAYGPGPLPTAAATALVCAALAAATGPRPELVAWLVMAPVAVLLTAVDWRARRLPDALTLPLAVAGAALLGLGGWLTGETGAWRRALLGGLFLGAFYLLLYVVNPRGIGLGDVKLAVGLGIALGWYGWRTLVVGGAAGVLIGALYAAGLLLVRREAWKEAMPLGPFMIIGAFCGLLLGAAAAA; via the coding sequence ATGCTGATGGTTCTCGCCGCCGTCTACGGGGCCGCGGCCGGGCTGCTCATACCGCGGCCCGCCCACCGGATGGCCGTCGAGCCCGAGGAGGAGTGGCGCGCGGTCTGTCCCGGGGGGCATCCGATCACCGGTCCGGCCCGGGGCTGGCTGGGGCGCGGGCGCTGCCCGGACTGCGGGGCGTACGGGCCCGGCCCACTGCCGACGGCGGCGGCCACCGCACTGGTCTGCGCGGCCCTCGCGGCGGCCACCGGGCCGCGGCCGGAACTCGTCGCCTGGCTGGTGATGGCACCGGTCGCGGTGCTGCTGACCGCCGTCGACTGGCGGGCCCGGCGCCTCCCGGACGCGCTGACGCTGCCGCTCGCGGTGGCGGGAGCGGCGCTGCTGGGGCTCGGCGGCTGGCTGACGGGGGAGACCGGGGCATGGCGGCGGGCCCTGCTGGGCGGGCTGTTCCTCGGCGCCTTCTATCTCCTGCTCTATGTCGTGAACCCACGGGGCATCGGGCTGGGCGACGTCAAGCTCGCGGTCGGGCTGGGGATCGCCCTTGGGTGGTACGGCTGGCGCACCCTCGTCGTGGGCGGCGCGGCGGGGGTGCTGATCGGCGCGCTCTACGCCGCGGGGCTGCTGCTCGTACGGCGCGAGGCGTGGAAAGAGGCCATGCCACTGGGGCCCTTCATGATCATCGGGGCGTTCTGCGGGCTGCTCCTGGGCGCCGCCGCGGCGGCCTGA
- a CDS encoding DUF192 domain-containing protein, producing the protein MARWENGPGVLHGAASAVPVEIAASYRARARGLLGRDGIEGALLLTPASGVHTFRMRFAIDVAYLSRDFTVLAVRTMPPGRLGLPRLRARHVLEAEAGAMARWGVRPGLRLGVQPRR; encoded by the coding sequence ATGGCGCGTTGGGAGAACGGTCCGGGAGTCCTGCACGGCGCGGCGAGCGCCGTTCCGGTGGAGATCGCGGCGTCCTACCGCGCCCGCGCCCGGGGCCTGTTGGGCCGCGACGGCATCGAGGGGGCGCTGCTGCTCACCCCGGCGAGCGGGGTGCACACCTTCCGGATGCGGTTCGCGATCGATGTCGCCTATCTGAGCCGGGACTTCACCGTGCTCGCCGTACGCACCATGCCCCCGGGGCGGCTGGGGCTTCCCCGCCTCCGCGCCCGGCACGTCCTGGAGGCGGAGGCCGGCGCCATGGCGCGCTGGGGCGTGCGTCCCGGACTGCGCCTGGGCGTTCAGCCCCGCCGCTGA
- a CDS encoding ArsR/SmtB family transcription factor — MSSKAGVRAEQTHATGQAAAAGEASRRAFAAAQRPVPDGAPEPLPEPARAALRLETVMGALSDPLRMHIVRTLLLESEAFDHTCGWFGLDRPKSSLTHHFRALRDAGLIRQRQYGLERRSHVRVDDLEARFPGLLALVADWRE, encoded by the coding sequence ATGTCGTCCAAGGCGGGCGTGCGAGCCGAGCAGACCCATGCGACCGGGCAGGCCGCGGCGGCGGGAGAGGCGTCGCGGCGCGCCTTCGCGGCGGCGCAACGGCCCGTCCCGGACGGCGCCCCCGAGCCGCTGCCGGAGCCGGCGCGCGCCGCCCTGCGGCTGGAGACCGTCATGGGCGCGCTCAGCGATCCCCTGCGGATGCACATCGTGCGCACCCTCCTGCTGGAGTCGGAGGCCTTCGACCACACCTGTGGCTGGTTCGGCCTCGACCGGCCCAAGTCCTCGCTCACCCACCACTTCCGGGCGCTGCGGGACGCCGGGCTGATCCGTCAGCGGCAGTACGGGCTGGAGCGGCGCAGCCATGTCCGGGTGGACGACCTGGAGGCGCGGTTCCCCGGGCTGCTGGCACTGGTCGCCGACTGGCGGGAATGA
- a CDS encoding MFS transporter, producing MPETRPAPVPVTAPAATTPPTATPPTTAPLPAAPPPTREVWFAAWPVVALFILSNAAMPLYAVWQRQLGFRSGTLTLVYAAYVAGLLGALLVAGVAADRLGRKPVLVPALLLGIVACLLYATAPSVAVLVVARLLTGVATGAAVSAGMAAVTDLAAGRRTGPLLASAAMVLGAGIGPVLAGVLSETVPAPTVTVFVVEAALLVTALAVVARMPLPPRRAGAGASGPSGSWVRLPAVPRDNRRHLALGLAAFAPGISATAFVLSLGPSLLSGLLGTTNRALPGGLALAMFLAATGVQFALGRRAVRTVLLTAGGATVSAGLAMVAAVHTGTLPPLIAAVILAGAGQGAGQLGGLTLLSREVPATRRAEANAALNAGGYVLAGALPVADGYLSDAIGLPSAATTFGLAVAALAAAGAVLVAVRGGDAR from the coding sequence ATGCCCGAAACCCGGCCCGCACCGGTGCCCGTGACCGCGCCCGCGGCAACCACGCCACCCACGGCCACGCCACCCACGACCGCACCGCTCCCGGCCGCGCCGCCGCCCACCCGGGAGGTCTGGTTCGCCGCCTGGCCGGTGGTCGCGCTCTTCATCCTGTCGAATGCGGCGATGCCGCTGTACGCCGTCTGGCAGCGGCAACTCGGCTTCCGCTCCGGCACCTTGACGCTGGTGTACGCCGCCTATGTGGCCGGACTGCTCGGCGCGCTGCTGGTGGCGGGCGTGGCCGCGGACCGTCTCGGGCGGAAGCCGGTACTGGTCCCGGCGCTGCTCCTGGGCATCGTCGCCTGCCTCCTCTACGCCACCGCACCCTCGGTGGCCGTGCTGGTCGTCGCCCGTCTGCTGACCGGAGTGGCCACCGGTGCCGCCGTGTCGGCCGGAATGGCCGCCGTCACCGATCTCGCGGCCGGCCGCCGGACGGGGCCGCTGCTCGCCTCCGCCGCGATGGTGCTGGGCGCCGGGATCGGGCCCGTACTGGCCGGGGTGCTGTCGGAGACCGTGCCCGCGCCGACCGTCACCGTCTTCGTCGTCGAAGCCGCCCTGCTGGTCACGGCGTTGGCGGTGGTGGCCAGGATGCCGCTGCCGCCGCGCCGGGCGGGCGCCGGTGCGAGCGGCCCGTCCGGCTCCTGGGTGCGGCTGCCGGCCGTCCCCCGGGACAACCGCCGCCATCTCGCCCTGGGGCTCGCCGCGTTCGCCCCCGGCATCAGCGCCACCGCCTTCGTGCTGTCGCTCGGGCCGTCCCTGCTGTCCGGGCTGCTCGGCACGACGAACCGCGCACTGCCGGGCGGTTTGGCACTGGCGATGTTCCTGGCCGCCACCGGCGTGCAGTTCGCGCTGGGGCGACGGGCGGTCCGTACGGTCCTGCTCACCGCCGGCGGTGCCACCGTCTCGGCCGGCCTGGCCATGGTCGCCGCCGTGCACACCGGCACTCTGCCCCCGCTGATCGCCGCGGTGATCCTGGCCGGTGCGGGTCAGGGGGCCGGACAGCTGGGCGGGCTGACGCTGCTGAGCCGTGAGGTACCGGCGACCCGCCGCGCGGAGGCCAACGCGGCGCTGAACGCGGGTGGTTATGTCCTCGCCGGTGCCCTCCCGGTCGCCGACGGCTACCTCAGCGACGCCATCGGCCTCCCGTCGGCGGCCACCACCTTCGGCCTCGCGGTGGCCGCGCTCGCCGCGGCGGGGGCGGTGCTGGTGGCGGTACGGGGCGGGGACGCGCGGTGA
- a CDS encoding TetR/AcrR family transcriptional regulator has translation MARPRKFDEGQALDAAMDAFWAAGYAATSTQDLCDATGLGRSSIYHTFKSKHDLFERALARYMEHKNAELFTLLESELSARQKIRALLQRVIDEECADDGDGRGCLVVNTCIEVSAHDLSVAASLEQDYGVRLAALRAVIESGQRDGDIAPGKDAGTLAHLVIASVGGLRVSARSGVGRAALEAVADATLSTF, from the coding sequence ATGGCGCGACCCAGGAAATTCGACGAGGGGCAGGCGCTCGACGCCGCGATGGACGCGTTCTGGGCCGCCGGCTATGCGGCGACCTCCACCCAGGACCTGTGTGACGCCACGGGCCTGGGGCGCAGCAGCATCTATCACACCTTCAAGAGCAAGCACGACCTCTTCGAGCGGGCGCTGGCCCGCTACATGGAGCACAAGAACGCCGAGCTCTTCACGCTGCTGGAGAGCGAGTTGTCCGCGCGGCAGAAGATCCGCGCGCTCCTGCAGCGGGTGATCGACGAGGAGTGTGCCGACGACGGGGACGGCCGCGGCTGTCTGGTGGTCAACACCTGTATCGAGGTGTCGGCCCATGACCTGTCGGTCGCGGCCTCGCTGGAACAGGACTACGGCGTACGGCTGGCGGCCCTCCGAGCCGTGATCGAGTCCGGTCAGCGCGACGGCGACATCGCGCCCGGCAAGGACGCCGGCACCCTCGCCCACCTCGTCATCGCCTCGGTCGGCGGGCTGCGCGTCTCGGCGCGGTCCGGCGTCGGCCGCGCCGCCCTGGAAGCCGTCGCGGACGCGACGCTCAGCACCTTCTGA
- a CDS encoding RDD family protein — translation MNATPPPRHIPPSGSGLPAGPAYPAAPAPQGPAPRILGNRGLRLLALLIDVVLAVGVLFLVTTGVGLVVTFGDSKDNSPFYLGVLVALALLFLYSPLLTARCGGTLGKLLCGLSVVRLADGSPLSYGAALGRHLAHLGMRLVPVLGLLDPLACCWDRTLRQCLHDKVVGSLVIRRSMRPTPVPAPVTRPAGS, via the coding sequence ATGAACGCGACACCGCCACCGAGACACATACCTCCGTCGGGCTCCGGACTTCCGGCGGGCCCCGCGTACCCCGCGGCTCCGGCGCCCCAGGGGCCGGCCCCGCGCATCCTCGGTAACCGGGGGCTGCGGCTGCTCGCGCTCCTCATCGACGTGGTGCTCGCCGTCGGCGTCCTGTTCCTGGTCACCACCGGCGTCGGCCTGGTCGTCACCTTCGGCGACAGCAAGGACAACTCGCCGTTCTACCTCGGCGTCCTGGTGGCCCTGGCGCTGCTCTTCCTCTACTCGCCGCTGCTGACGGCCCGTTGCGGCGGCACCCTGGGCAAGCTCCTGTGCGGACTGAGCGTCGTACGGCTCGCCGACGGGAGCCCGCTGTCCTACGGGGCCGCCCTGGGGCGGCACCTGGCCCATCTGGGCATGCGACTGGTGCCGGTGCTCGGGCTGCTGGACCCGCTGGCCTGCTGCTGGGACCGGACGTTGCGCCAGTGTCTGCACGACAAGGTGGTGGGCAGCCTGGTCATCCGCCGCAGTATGCGGCCGACTCCGGTACCCGCCCCGGTCACGAGGCCCGCGGGAAGCTGA
- a CDS encoding OmpA family protein, which produces MTATQMPRGRRVRRAPRSAAIAAFALLLTAALTVPVAHADPPGVTEDSSPPVHIDPHDPDLRMVQGGKLAPSKVLNIKSIVEADDGSERRQDTNDNVTFALQAEVLFGKDSAELTPEALSRISTIGAEIKKQNATRLRVFGFTDNLGSASHGLVLSKKRANAVQQELAKDLGSSVTFQIRGYGEQYPIADNGTEVGRKKNRRVEVSFPRAS; this is translated from the coding sequence ATGACCGCGACCCAGATGCCCCGAGGACGCCGGGTGCGCCGAGCGCCCCGCAGCGCCGCCATCGCCGCCTTCGCGCTGCTGCTCACCGCGGCGCTGACGGTCCCCGTCGCCCATGCCGATCCGCCGGGCGTGACCGAGGACTCCAGCCCGCCGGTGCACATCGACCCCCACGACCCCGATCTGCGGATGGTGCAGGGCGGCAAGCTCGCCCCGTCCAAGGTCCTCAACATCAAGTCGATCGTCGAGGCCGACGACGGCTCCGAGCGCCGCCAGGACACCAACGACAATGTGACCTTCGCGCTCCAGGCCGAGGTGCTCTTCGGCAAGGACAGTGCCGAGCTGACGCCGGAGGCGCTGTCCCGGATCAGCACGATCGGCGCGGAGATCAAGAAGCAGAACGCCACCCGCCTGCGGGTCTTCGGCTTCACCGACAACCTGGGCTCGGCGAGCCATGGACTCGTCCTGTCCAAGAAGCGCGCCAACGCCGTCCAGCAGGAACTGGCCAAGGACCTCGGCTCGTCCGTCACCTTCCAGATCCGCGGCTACGGCGAGCAGTACCCGATCGCCGACAACGGCACCGAGGTGGGACGCAAGAAGAACCGCCGGGTCGAGGTCAGCTTCCCGCGGGCCTCGTGA
- a CDS encoding pilus assembly protein TadG-related protein has translation MTPRCRRRDAGQAFPLYIVAVGGLLFLALAFFAVGQAAATRNGAQTAADAAALAAGQKYRDLLREGVLDGLRDGSYRTDPTAWEELLNGRGAPSEAACASAGWFAGRNGAELSGPRCTPDSWPTAFAVQVTTRNTVGDSVIPKTSSTHASAEAKSVVGPRCTLDPAKDDTSGADGKGGKDDEGGKGGKDGKDDDAPAPVDITCDGTRWTLDPDHLQDLPDAADLFSVRLAH, from the coding sequence ATGACCCCACGCTGCCGCCGGCGCGACGCAGGGCAGGCCTTCCCGCTCTACATCGTCGCGGTCGGGGGCCTGCTCTTCCTCGCGCTCGCCTTCTTCGCCGTCGGGCAGGCGGCGGCCACCCGTAACGGTGCGCAGACCGCCGCAGACGCGGCCGCGCTCGCCGCCGGCCAGAAGTACCGCGACCTGCTGCGCGAGGGTGTGCTCGACGGCCTCCGCGACGGCAGCTACCGGACCGATCCGACGGCCTGGGAGGAACTGCTGAACGGGCGCGGCGCCCCGTCCGAGGCGGCCTGCGCGAGCGCGGGCTGGTTCGCAGGACGCAACGGCGCCGAGCTCTCCGGCCCCCGCTGCACCCCGGACTCCTGGCCCACCGCGTTCGCCGTCCAGGTCACCACCCGCAACACCGTGGGGGATTCCGTCATCCCGAAGACCAGCAGCACCCATGCGTCGGCCGAGGCGAAGTCCGTCGTCGGCCCCCGCTGCACCCTCGACCCCGCCAAGGACGACACCAGCGGGGCGGACGGCAAGGGCGGCAAGGACGACGAGGGGGGCAAGGGCGGTAAAGACGGCAAGGACGACGACGCCCCCGCCCCCGTCGACATCACCTGCGACGGCACGCGCTGGACGCTCGACCCCGATCACCTCCAGGACCTGCCCGACGCCGCCGACCTGTTCTCCGTACGCCTCGCCCATTGA
- a CDS encoding membrane protein has translation MAKRILGNDRGQTSIEYLGIIAVVVAIVLVLSTTDFGSQIANAIANKISDVVGI, from the coding sequence GCGTATTTTGGGGAACGACCGGGGACAGACCTCGATCGAGTACCTCGGCATCATCGCGGTGGTCGTGGCGATCGTCCTGGTCCTGTCGACCACGGACTTCGGCAGCCAGATCGCGAACGCCATCGCCAACAAGATCTCCGACGTCGTCGGCATTTAG